One region of Pagrus major chromosome 7, Pma_NU_1.0 genomic DNA includes:
- the LOC141000446 gene encoding transcription factor HES-2-like: protein MSPNMTYEALPSFSPRLTVAKRKEALELRKTMKPLMEKRRRARINDSLNHLKNLILPLTGRDKTRYSKLEKADILEMTVRFLGDIPPVNTKNSADSYKEGYKACLQRVSALLPKTSLDQDACQRVNDFVQQSMSANVPPTCLNCCAQSSRTFPQIQQRLLSLKSSFSSRLESQSRSSSAVAPIRAQPGPQAVSAAMWRPW from the exons ATGTCTCCAAACATGACCTATGAAGCTCTCCCGTCCTTTTCTCCCCGGCTGACTGTGGCCAAAAGAAAAGAGGCTCTTGAGCTCAGAAAG ACTATGAAAccactgatggaaaaaagaaGGCGCGCTCGTATCAACGACAGCCTGAACCATTTGAAAAACCTCATCCTTCCCCTCACAGGCAGAGAT AAAACTCGCTACTCCAAGCTTGAGAAAGCCGACATCCTGGAAATGACTGTGAGGTTCCTCGGCGACATCCCCCCTGTTAACACTAAAA ATTCCGCAGACAGTTACAAGGAAGGCTACAAAGCCTGCCTCCAGCGCGTCTCCGCTCTGCTTCCCAAAACGAGCCTGGATCAAGACGCGTGCCAGCGGGTCAACGACTTCGTCCAGCAGTCCATGTCCGCCAACGTCCCCCCGACCTGCCTGAACTGCTGCGCTCAGAGCTCCAGGACTTTCCCTCAGATCCAACAGAGACTCCTGAGCCTCAAATCCAGCTTCAGCTCCAGACTGGAGAGCCAGTCCCGCAGCAGCAGCGCAGTGGCTCCCATCAGAGCGCAGCCAGGCCCACAGGCTGTCAGCGCGGCCATGTGGAGACCTTGGTAG
- the LOC141000451 gene encoding transcription factor HES-2-like, whose product MSPSITTEASQPLTARSTVAQRKQANELRKTLKPLLEKRRRARINDSLSHLKSLILPLVGKDNARYSKLEKADILEMTVRFLRDLPSTPVKDSADSYKEGYKACLQRVSALLPKTSLDQDACQRVNDFVQQSMSATVTPTCLNCCAQSSRTFPQIQQRLLSLKSSFSSRLESQSRSSSSAVAPIRAQPGPQAVSAAMWRPW is encoded by the exons ATGAGTCCCAGCATCACTACCGAGGCCAGCCAGCCTCTCACTGCCAGGTCCACCGTGGCCCAGAGAAAACAAGCCAACGAACTGAGAAAG ACTCTCAAACCCTTGTTGGAGAAGAGAAGACGTGCTCGTATCAACGACAGTCTCAGTCACTTGAAAAGCCTGATTCTTCCTCTGGTTGGCAAAGACAACGCACGCTACTCCAAACTGGAGAAAGCTGATATTCTGGAAATGACCGTCCGCTTCCTCAGAGATCTCCCATCCACTCCTGTCAAAG ATTCCGCAGACAGTTACAAGGAAGGCTACAAAGCCTGCCTCCAGCGCGTCTCCGCTCTGCTTCCCAAAACGAGCCTGGATCAAGACGCGTGCCAGCGGGTCAACGACTTCGTCCAGCAGTCCATGTCCGCCACCGTCACCCCGACCTGCCTGAACTGCTGCGCTCAGAGCTCCAGGACGTTCCCTCAGATCCAACAGAGACTCCTGAGCCTCAAATCCAGCTTCAGCTCCAGACTGGAGAGCCAGtcccgcagcagcagcagcgcagtGGCTCCCATCAGAGCGCAGCCAGGCCCACAGGCTGTCAGCGCGGCCATGTGGAGACCTTGGTAG